In Desertibacillus haloalkaliphilus, a single genomic region encodes these proteins:
- a CDS encoding DEAD/DEAH box helicase: MDKQFSDFQLAPFLTKALADMNITEPTDIQSQMIPELLDDQDVIARSQTGTGKTFAFLLPMLTKVDPTNNDLQALILAPTHELAMQIYDVVTSLIQGTEVKASAFIGSANIKRQLEKLKKQKPHVVVGTPGRIVELAEKKKLKLHQVKTLAVDEADRMLNEKPTWNDFEEIAKRVGRQAQFIFVSATITEDFSELVRQHALTPVYLESKGGLIEAEKVDHYYLTCEERERVDLVRRLIRTLEVERGIVFVNHLDKANEVTEKLRYKGIKADSLSGDSHKTERAKTIKDFQEGKLNIIVATDLAARGLDVDDITHIINLHLPVDADAYLHRAGRTGRIGKSGTVISIATPKEQFIIKKFEKALQFTITEKEYTRGALADKESTPRQKR; the protein is encoded by the coding sequence ATGGATAAACAATTCAGTGATTTTCAGTTAGCACCATTTCTAACGAAAGCCTTAGCAGACATGAACATAACGGAACCGACCGATATTCAATCACAAATGATTCCAGAGCTTTTAGATGATCAAGATGTGATTGCCCGCTCGCAAACAGGGACAGGGAAAACCTTCGCCTTCTTATTGCCGATGTTAACGAAGGTTGATCCGACAAATAATGATTTACAAGCGTTAATTTTAGCACCTACGCATGAACTCGCCATGCAAATCTATGATGTGGTCACAAGCCTCATCCAAGGAACAGAGGTCAAAGCTTCAGCATTTATCGGAAGCGCAAATATTAAGCGCCAGCTCGAAAAATTAAAAAAGCAGAAGCCGCACGTCGTTGTCGGCACCCCGGGGCGTATCGTGGAGTTAGCAGAAAAGAAAAAGCTTAAACTTCACCAAGTGAAGACGTTAGCCGTTGATGAAGCAGATCGGATGTTAAATGAGAAGCCAACATGGAATGACTTTGAAGAAATTGCCAAACGAGTCGGGAGACAAGCCCAATTCATCTTCGTATCAGCAACGATTACGGAAGACTTTTCTGAGCTCGTTCGTCAGCATGCGCTCACACCTGTTTATTTGGAAAGTAAGGGTGGTTTGATTGAAGCAGAAAAGGTTGATCACTATTACCTTACATGTGAAGAACGTGAACGTGTCGATCTCGTTAGACGACTGATTCGGACACTCGAGGTTGAACGAGGCATCGTTTTTGTCAATCATCTTGATAAAGCCAATGAGGTGACAGAGAAGCTACGTTATAAGGGGATCAAAGCCGATTCGCTTTCTGGCGACAGTCACAAAACAGAACGTGCAAAAACGATTAAAGACTTTCAAGAGGGTAAGCTGAACATCATCGTCGCGACGGACCTTGCCGCTCGTGGCCTTGATGTCGATGATATTACTCATATCATTAACTTGCATCTCCCGGTTGATGCGGACGCGTATTTACACCGTGCGGGGCGTACAGGTCGTATTGGTAAAAGTGGTACCGTCATTTCGATTGCGACACCGAAAGAACAATTTATTATTAAAAAGTTCGAAAAGGCTCTTCAGTTTACGATCACTGAAAAGGAATATACACGCGGGGCGTTAGCGGACAAGGAATCAACACCTAGGCAAAAGCGATAA
- a CDS encoding sodium-dependent transporter, whose translation MKKREQWTSKIGFILAAAGSAIGLGAIWKLPYVAGTNGGGAFFLIFLLFTLLIAMPLLLAEFILGRSTQKEAVSAYRQVSPGTKWHWIGRLGVITSFLLLSFYSVVGGWILIYLFRSITGGLASLEADQYGPLFNNVIANPVEALIAHFIFMILTIWVVQGGIQKGIERASKYMMPALFILFLIIVIRSLSLDGAWEGVTFFLQPDLSEITSETILFAMGQSFFSLSLGVSIMVTYSSYLPKEESLPRSVGSVVGLSLFISLLAGLAIFPAVFAFGFEPSEGPGLIFAVLPAVFSQMAFGSVFFTLFIALLLFATLTSAFSLLEIIVASITKNDQEKRKKAAWSAGLLIFVMGIPSALSFGVMNDFLIFGLPFFDAVDFLVSNILLPIGALLISIFVPLKIPKDVLWKEMSQGTNIAKKWFAIWLFLIRYLAPVAIAIVFLNVIGVI comes from the coding sequence ATGAAGAAAAGAGAACAATGGACGTCTAAAATTGGATTTATTTTAGCCGCTGCCGGTTCAGCCATCGGGCTAGGCGCAATCTGGAAGCTCCCATATGTCGCTGGCACAAATGGTGGTGGGGCTTTCTTTCTTATTTTCCTATTATTTACACTCTTGATTGCGATGCCATTATTATTAGCTGAATTTATTCTCGGGCGTAGCACTCAAAAAGAAGCGGTCTCAGCCTACCGTCAGGTTTCTCCAGGAACAAAGTGGCATTGGATTGGACGACTCGGGGTCATTACATCCTTTTTATTACTATCCTTTTATAGTGTTGTTGGTGGATGGATACTCATTTACCTATTTCGCAGTATTACCGGTGGTCTTGCCTCATTAGAAGCTGACCAGTACGGACCGTTGTTTAACAACGTCATTGCGAACCCAGTGGAAGCATTAATCGCTCATTTTATCTTTATGATTCTTACGATTTGGGTTGTTCAAGGCGGGATCCAAAAAGGGATTGAGCGTGCAAGTAAATATATGATGCCTGCACTATTTATTTTATTTCTGATCATTGTTATTCGCTCATTATCATTAGATGGTGCATGGGAAGGAGTAACCTTCTTTTTACAACCAGATTTGTCAGAAATTACATCTGAAACGATTTTATTTGCGATGGGACAATCCTTTTTCTCTTTAAGTCTTGGTGTATCGATTATGGTTACGTACAGTTCATATTTACCTAAAGAGGAAAGCTTGCCACGCTCAGTCGGATCTGTTGTTGGTTTGAGCTTGTTTATCTCATTATTAGCGGGTCTTGCGATTTTCCCTGCTGTATTTGCATTTGGATTCGAGCCTAGCGAAGGCCCAGGGTTAATTTTCGCTGTTCTTCCAGCTGTGTTTTCACAAATGGCATTCGGCTCTGTCTTTTTCACATTATTTATCGCGTTACTACTATTTGCAACATTAACATCAGCGTTTTCATTGCTTGAAATCATCGTTGCATCGATTACGAAAAATGACCAAGAGAAGCGTAAGAAAGCCGCTTGGTCAGCTGGTCTACTCATCTTTGTGATGGGGATTCCATCCGCACTATCTTTCGGCGTCATGAATGACTTTTTAATCTTTGGTTTACCATTCTTTGATGCTGTTGATTTCCTAGTAAGTAACATTTTATTACCAATTGGTGCCTTATTAATTTCAATCTTTGTACCATTGAAAATTCCAAAGGATGTCCTTTGGAAGGAGATGTCACAAGGAACAAACATTGCAAAGAAATGGTTTGCGATTTGGCTGTTTTTAATTCGCTATCTTGCACCAGTCGCGATTGCGATCGTATTCTTAAATGTTATCGGCGTGATTTAA